Genomic segment of Sulfitobacter faviae:
CTTCTCGGGCCATACCTATGTCGAGGAAGACAAGAACAAAGACCTCTTCTACCACGGCAAATACCTGCGCACCGGCGATCTGGGCCGGATCGACAGCGATGGCTATATCTGGATCACGGGCCGCGCCAAAGACCTGATCATTCGCGGCGGCCACAACATTGACCCCGCCGAGATCGAAGAGGCGCTGCTGGGCCATGAGGCCGTCGCCTTTGCGGGTGCCATCGGCCAGCCCGACCCCCACGCGGGCGAGGTGCCCTGCGCCTTTGTCGAACTCGTTGAGGGTGCCAATGTCACCGAAGAGGAACTGTTGGCCTATGCGCGTGAGCATGTCGCGGAACGCGCAGCCCAGCCCAAGCACCTCAAGATCATGGACGAGCTGCCCAAGACGGCTGTCGGCAAGATCTTCAAACCCGATCTGCGCAAGGACGCGATCACGCGGGTCTATAACGGCAGCCTTGAAAAGGCGGGCTGTGCCGCGCGGGTGACCGAGGTGGTGGACGACAAGAAACGCGGGTTGGTGGCGCAGGTCACGATGAACGACGCGACCCACGATGAGGTCTCAAAGGTGCTCAGCGTCTACACGCGCCCTTGGGAACCGGCGAGCTAAACGACTCACACAAGAAAGGGCGGCACGCCGCCGCCCGTCCCCAAATCCCCTGATTGCAGCCCCGCTGCGTTGCGCCGATGCACATTTCCTGTGTATCGGCGCAAAAATTTTAGGCTGTTTACCTGTAGTTAGCCCCCGGCCTTTCGTTTCGGGCATAGCGCCTATGCAAATTCTGCGGGTTCAAAATAGGGTCAGAGCGTACTACTTCTGCATTGCAGCATTGATAATGCACTTGCAGCATTCTGAAAGGAGTTGCGCTTATGACGATGGCAATCTCACGTGGCACTACCCTGAGCTCCGCGCTCGATGGGCTTCATCACAGCGTTGACGGCATGCGCCGTCGCGTGGCCCAGATCAAAGCCCGGCGCGCAGCTTACAACCGAACTTTCACAGAACTCAACGTACTGAGCGATCGCGAACTGTCCGATATCGGCATCGCACGGTGCGAGATCCGGCGTGTGGCGTCGGAAGAACTTTCAAAGGAACAGACCTATGAAGTATGACAATATCCTATCCGCCCCCACGGTTTCTCCCTGCGTGATGCGTCCGCTCCGGTCCTCGGCGCGCTTGGCACCGCGGCGGGCAAGGTCGGCAGCCTGCTGGCGCGTGGCGTCACTCAGATGCAGATCTCGCGCATGCAGGCCGTCCTCAACAGCATGAGCGACGCACAGCTTGAGCGTGCGGGCATCGACCGCAACCAAATTCCCCAGCACGCCCAAGCGCTGGTGACCGAAGAATACGACGGTCTTTAAGCCACTGCGCTTTTGACCCTCAGCCATCAATGTCGCGCCTTACGCGCTGCATTGTCAGGTGCCGGACCCCGCTCCTTCCCGGGTTGATCTGACACCGCATATTAACGGTCCTCCTCCTCCCGGACCCGTTATACCGGCCGGCAAGCTTACCTCCTCCCAAGCTTGCCGGCCCATGTTTTCCACCGACTTATCAGGGCGCCGCCGTATCGAGCCAGAGGGTCACCGGCCCATCGTTGACCAGCGCCACGGCCATATCCGCGCCGAACCGTCCGGTCTGCACGGGGATGTCGAGCCCGGCGAGGCTGCGGGCGAAATGGGAATAGAGCGCTTCGGCCATCTCGGGCTTCGCCGCGCCGGAAAAGCCGGGGCGGTTGCCGCGCGCGGTATCGGCGGCGAGGGTGAATTGGCTCACCACCAAAGCGCTGCCGCCGGTTTGGGCAAGGCTCAGGTTCATCTTGCCACCCTCATCCTTAAACAGCCGCAGTTTTGAGATTTTCAGGGCCAGTTTCTCGGCGGTTTCTTCGGTGTCCTCGGGCATGGCGCAGACGAGGATCAGCAGGCCGGGGCCGATCTCTCCGATAACCTCACCCTCGACCGTGACCGAAGCCTCGGTCACCCGTTGCAGCAATGCGCGCATGTCAGTCTTTCCAATCAATGATGTCAGAAGGGGCGGCCCGCTCGGTGCGAAAGGCGTTCGCGGGGTGCGTCTCATCGGCATAGCCGAAGGAGATTGCGCAGAGCACCAGCCGATCTTCGGGCAACGCGAGAACTTCGCGCACCAAGGGCGCATAGGCGGCAATGGCGGCTTGCGGGATGCTGGCCACGCCAAGCGCCGTCGCGGCGAGGGTGAAGGCGGTGACGAAGCCGCCGCAGTCCATCGCGCCATAGGGGCCAAGCTCGGCCGGGGCGGTCACGATGGCCACATGCGGCGCGTCGAAAAGCGCGTAGTTGCGCAGCATCTGCGCCTGACGCGCGGCGCGATCGGATTTGGCAATGCCCACCGCATCGTAAAGCTGGAAGCCACAGGTCCGGCGGCGTTCGGCATAGGCCCCGGAGTAGCCCGTGGGCCATGGCAGGTCCGGCGCGACCGGGGTGTCGGCGCTGGCGGCTTCAAGGAGGGCTGCGCGAAAGGCATCGGTGCCTGCGCCGCGCGTGATGGTCACCTGCCATGGCTGCGCATTGCACCACGAGGGCACATGGCGCGCGGCGCTGACGATCTGGGTGATGCTGTCTTTGGGGACGGGATCGGGCCGAAAGGCGCGGCAGGAATAGCGCGCCTGCAAGAGGTCGGTGAACTGGTCGTAGCTCTGGGTCATTGCTGGGCCATGAAATAGCCGACGATGGCGGCGGCGATCAGCCCCAGCACCACGGCAAAGGTGATTTTGACGGCGGAATAGGGGCGTTCGCCCTGCACTTTGCCGGAATGGCCGTTGACGACGAAACGATAGGTCTTGCCACGGTATTTATAGGCGGCAAGCCAGACCGGCAGCAGGATATGTTTGAAGGTCACATCGCTGACTTGGGTGTTGATGTCATGCACCCGCTGGCGGTCGCCGCCAATGTCAAACTTCACGTCCCGCTCGATCACCCGGTCCATATGGGCGCGGGCCTGAACAAAGCCTTCCTCCAGCGTGATGCCATATGCTTCGGCCCGGAAACCGGCGAGGTATTCGGGCGCATAGGGCTCCAGCGCGGAGAGGTCCCAAGGGTGCAGCGCGTCGGTGTGTTTCTTGGGCAGCGACCGGGAGGCCAGCACCAGCACATCGTCAAAGAACCGAGCCACCCGCCCCGACGCGGCCCGCCAGCGGATTTTCGGCACCTGCTGCTTCACCCGCTTGCCATCGCGCATGACGGTGCGGGTGACGTAATAGACGGTTCCACGCTCCCCGCGATAGCTGGAGGCGGTCTGTGCGTCATAGGTCCAGAAGGGCACATAGATGCCCTGCATCCGGCGGCCCTTGCGGGCATATTGTTGCAGCCCGTTGGGGGCGAACCAAAGGCTGCCAAGCCAGTCTTTCATCGCGTCGCGGGCGCGCTCTTCGGGCAGGGCGAAGGGCAGCACGGCGCGCGGTTTGATATGGCGGTTGGTGCCGGTGTCGATCACCACGGGCGTCGCGCAGAAAGGGCATTCGGCGGCGTGTTTGCCGGGCTCGAATTCCACCTGCGCTGCGCAGTTGGGGCAGGTGGTGACGCGGGTCTCTTCCATCTCGGCGGCGGGCAGGGCGGCCTGCAATCCGGCGCGAAAATCCTGTTCGGCGATGGCATGGGCGTGGCGCCCGCTGCCGTCGATTGGCTCCACATTGCCGCAGTGATCGCAGATCAGCAGCGCCTGCGCCGGGTCAAAGCGCATGTCCGAGCCGCAGGTGTCACAGGGGAAACGGTGCTCTTCAAGCGGGGCGGCGGGGGGCAGATCGGTGGCGGACATAAGGGGTGCTTTGCAAGGTCAATCGCGGCGGGGCGGATGGGGGTGGCCCGTGGACCTGAGGGGCCACGGGCGGGACGCGCGAAGGTCCTTTGCCCACGCGCCTGCGGATCAGGCCGGGGGCGGCGGCGGTGGCGGGGGCATCACGGTGAAAAGCTGCGCCAGTTCGGCCACATCCTCGGCCCGCTGCCAGCCATCTTGGCCCGGCGTCCAGACCAGAGAATCGCGGGTAAGGCTGCCCTCACTCGCCTTGCGGCCCATGGCCGCCTTGGAAAACGGGCCAGAGGTCGCGCCGTCCTTGGCGATGTGCCAGACCTTCTCGACCGGCGGCGGGGGCGGCGGCACCGGTGCGGCGGCGGTGGGGGCAGGGCGCGCGCCCCAGGGGCCTGCCTGCGCGGTGGCGGCTTGGGCCATGCTCATCCCCAACCCCGCGCCGAGGCCCGTTTGCATCGCGGCCCCGCCCGCACCTTCGCGGCCAAGCGCCTCAGCCGCTTGGAACTGCATGTATTCGTTGAGGTTGCCGACCACGCCCATCGAAGTGCGCTTGTCCATCACCGCCTCGACCGCGGGCGGGAGGGAGATGTTTTCGATGTAAAGCTCGGGCATCGCCAGCCCGTATTCCGCAATCTGGGCGGCGATATCCTTGCCCACCAACTGCCCCAACTCGCGCGTGTTGGCGGCCATGTCGAGCACCGGAATGCCGGAGGAGGCGAGTGTGCGCGAGAAAGCCTGAACGATGATGTTGCGGATCTGGAACGAGATTTCGTCCATGGTGAACTCACCATCGGTGCCGACAATCTCGGTCAGGAACTTCGCGGGGTCGCTCACCCGCACGGAATAGGTGCCATAGGCGCGCAGGCGCACGGGGCCAAACTCAGGGTCGCGGGCGATGATCGGGTTCTTGGTGCCCCATTTCAGGTCGTTGAAGCGGGTCGTATTGACGAAATAGATCTCAGACTTGAACGGGCTGCGAAAGCCGTGATCCCAGTGTTGCAGGGTCGTCATGATCGGCATGTTGTTGGTTTCAAGCATATAGAGACCGGGGGTGAAGACATCCGCCAACTGCCCCTCATGCACAAAAACCGCCGCTTGCCCCTCACGCACTGTCAGCTTGGCGCCGTATTTGATCTCATGGCCCTCACGCTCGAACCGCCAAACCATCGTATCGCGGGTGTCGTCGGTCCAATGGATGACGTCGATGAACTGGCCAGAGAGGAAATCGAAAATGCCCATGGGGATGGTCCTTATTCTTTCGTCGTAATGCTGCGTTACACCGGCCCGTCCGTCAACTCGCGCGCGATGATCCGGGTGATCGGGTTGACCTGCTCTGCCGTCATGCCGGGGCGCAGGCGCCGGTCGTAGAGCATCTTGAGCAGAAGTTCGTCATGTTTGGTGAGCAGGGCGAATTCGTCGTCGTCATTGAAGATCGACGGTCGCGCGGCGGGGCTGTCATTGGCAAGGCCCAAGCCCTGCGCCAATTCCTCGTGAATGCACGACAGCCGCAGCAATTCGGGGTTTTCCGAGCGGATCACGGCAACGGCGGCGGTATAGACATTGGGGTTGTCCCCGCGGCATAGGCGGCCACGGCGCAATAGGTGTCGCGGCGCATGTTGCGCATGGCCCGGAGCGAGGATTTGCTGACGCCCGCGACCTTTTCCGCCGCTTGGGCCAGCGCATCGACCCGGTCATCTTCCGAGGCCACGACCACCATGAAATTCGGCCTGTCGCCGATCGAGATCGAATGCCCGGTCACCCGCGCCAAACGGCGGGCGAAGGCGTTGATCTTGGCGGTGTCGGATCGGCGCTGCGAGGGCGGTACGCTGTCGCCGAAGATAATCTGCATCCGGACCGGCGCATCCCAACGGCGCAGCGGGCTGGCACCGCCTTGGCCTGAGAAATTGCCGTCATATTCGTTATACAGCGCGATCTGCTCAAAGTTGCGCGCCAGCATTTCGCTGGTAAAGGGTGTGTCCTCTCCGCCTCCGTCTTGGCGCAGCAGATCTTGGCCCAACTGCGCCTTTTCGACCTGATGCAAATAGCTGCGCAGCATGGCGCTTTTCTGCGAGGTCGGTTTCGCCACCGCCGCCGGGGAAGGGGTGGCGGCGGCAGGGCGGGCCTGCGGTTTGGCGACCTTTTGCAAGACGGGCGCAGGTTCGGCGCAGGCCAAGAGCAGCGTGCTCAGCGCCAGCGCCCCTGCGGCGCGCAGATTTCTGCGCAGACGTCCTTGCATGGCCTGTTCCCTCACGTCAGTCTTAGCTTGGCACCGCGTTGCCGGTGGTATCGCCCAACCCCGTTTCGCGGGCCTTGGCGGCGGCGAGCGTATCGCGCAGGCGGCCTTCCATCTCCTGCAACTCCTTCTCGGCATTGGCGCGTTTCGCCTTGCCCTCATCCGCGATTTGCAGGGATTCTTCGATGGTGCCGATCAGGTCTTCATTGGCCTGTTTCACCGCCTCGATGTCGAAGACGCCGCGCTCCATCTCCTGACGGATCACCTTGTTGCTGTCGCGCAGGTTCTTGGCGTTGGAGGTCAGCAGTTCATTGGTCAGATCATTGGCCTCGCGTACCGCATTTGCCGCCTCGCCGCTGCGCTGGATGGTGACAGCCTGCGCCAGCTGCGTCTCCCACAGGGGCACGGTGTTGACCAAGGTCGAGTTGATCTTGGTCACAAGGCTTTTGTCATTCTCCTGCACCAGACGGATCGAGGGCAGTGACTGCATGGTGACCTGCCGCGTCAGTTTCAGGTCATGCACCCGACGCTCAAGATCATCACGGGCGGCACGCAGATCCCGCAGCTCCTGCGCGCGCATCACCTGATCGTCCTCGCTCGCCTTATCCAGCGCGGTCTGTTTGGCGGGGATAGTCTTGTGATCCAGCTCTTCGATCTTGGCCTCACCGGCAGAGATATAAAGCGCCAGTTCGTCATAGAATTGCAGCGTCTTTTCATAAAGCAGGTCGAGCGATTTGATGTCTTTCAACAGCGTATGCTCATGCGCCAGCAGGTTGTCGGTGATCCGGTCGATCTGGCCCTGCACCTCTTCGAAACGGGCGGTGAACTTGGCAAAGGGCGTGGCACGGCCCAGCAGTTTCTCCCACCAGCTTTGCTTGCGCCGCACGTCCAATTCCGAGACCGAGAAGCCGCGGATCGCGCTGACCATGGTGCGCAGGCTGTCGCCCGCGGGGCCGACATCTTTGTTACGCACATCGGCCAGCATGGATTGGCTGATCTCTTGCAACTCGGCCTGTGCGGCAGAGCCGAAGCTGACGATGGACTGGGTATCGGTCACGTCGATCTCGGCCATGCGCTTTTGGATTTCCGCGCTCTGTTCGGGATCGGCTTTGTTCAGCGGCACGATGGCATTGGCATCCGCCGGTTCGGGCAAGACGGTTGCGTTCACTTCTTCCACCAACCCTTGCGATTGGGCAGCTTTGTCACGGAGGGCATCGGTCATCACTGTTCTTCCTTAGTATTTGCAGGGGTGGGTTGTTCCAGTCGGACCCCCTCACGAGAGAGGCGCGCCCGCAGCACATCGATTTCCACGTTCAGATCGCTGCGGTCATCCAGCAGCGATTTGGCCGTGCGCGCGGCGAAGTTCTGATCCAGATCGTCCAGCAAGGCGAGGTAGTCATCGCGTGCTTGGGTGTCTTGGTTGCGGGCATAGAGGTCGGCGAATTTCACCGTCGCATCATGCGCCCCGCGCAGATAGACGACAAGGTATTTGCGGGCGGCGGTCAGGTCGCGGGGGTCTTCCTCGACGGTGCGGATCAAATGGCGGGCGGTTTCTTGAAACTCCGCCAGCCGCGCTTCGGCGCGGCGGTCGCCCGCGCGCAGGATCGCTTGGCTCATGCCCGAGAGCAGTTTTTCGGCCTCATCCACCACCCGGGCGACGCGGTCTTGCTGGAAGGTGTCGATGCCCTCCATGCCCTTGTTCTGTAGCGGGTCGATGCCGAATGCGGCGAAGTGCAGCGCAGTGGCGGCGATGCCATAGAGCAGGGCCGCGGCGAGACTGGGATCGTTGCTATAAGCGGCGAGGGCCGCGCCCGCACCGGCCAAGAGGGCAGCCAGAATCTTGCGCGGCAGGACGGGGCGGCGGGCGACTTTGCGCTCGTGGTATTCCGCCTCGGCCAGCAAGCCATCGCGCAACAACCAGACGCCAGAGGCCAACAGGAACGCGCCGCCAAGGCCGAGGACCAGCGTGCCCGCGCCCCCGATGAGCGAAGTCGCCGCCAAGAGCACCGGCGGCAGGAACATCAGGTTCACCCGACCGCCCGCCGGATCGACGCGCAGGCGCGCGGTCTTGCGCGGGGCGCTGCCGGGGGTGGCGTCGGGGTCGGGGCTATATTTGCCGCCAAAGCGCTGCGCCATAGGTCAAAGCCCCCAAGAAAACCGCTGGTGAGCCCAAGCAGCAGCACCAGCAACGCGCCAAAGGCGATTTTCTGAAAGGTTGTTGGCGCCATCATGTTTCCCCTTTTGCTGCCCCAGATCGGGCGCAACGCCGTGCCGGCACTGTCAGCCGCACGCCCCACGAGCGAGGCTGCGCCGAGGATGATAACCACGAGCGCGGCCAAGGCCACCAAAAACATCACTATTCGCGCCATATTGCCCTTTTCTGACAGCGGTTTCGCGCTGATCTTGCCTGCCGTTCTCTATTCAACGCACGCAAGTCGGCCGCGTTCCGGAAACGCGTAGGGGCAGCTTGGGGCAGAGCCGGTCAGCGGCGGGGTTTTGGCCCCCGGCCTGTGGGCTTCGGCCCCGTTTTGCCATTCGGTCGCCCCGTCGGGCGCGCCCCCGGTTTGCCGCTTGCCTTGCCGCCTGCTTTGCCAGCCGTCTTGCCCATCGCGGCCTTGCCACGCGGTGCGTTCTTTGCCTTGCCGCCGCCACGGCGGGGCGGCGGTTCGTCGTCTTCGCCCCGTTGCACGGGCAGGCCCGGCTGGCCCGCGCCGCCGAAACCGCCGGGCTTGCGGCGCGGCGGGCGGCGCAGACCGGTGGGTTTCTTGGTGGCGGTGCCGCTGGGGTCTTCCAACTCGAGCCCCAGTTGATCGCGCACGACCTTGCGGCGCAGCTCTTCCACTTCGCCGATCTTCAATTCACCCAGTTGGAACGGGCCGTAGGAGATGCGGATCAGCCGGTTCACGGTCAGGCCCACGGCCTCCATCGCGCGGCGAATCTCGCGGTTGCGGCCTTCGCGCAGGCCGACGGTCAGCCAAGCGTTGGCCCCTTGTTGGCGGTCGAGCGTCACGTCCATCGGCTGAAAGTTTTCGCCCTCCACGGTGATGCCCTTACGCAGCGGCTCCAGCATCTCATCGGTGGGGCGGCCATTCACCCGCGCCCGGTAGCGGCGCAGCCATCCGGTGCTGGGCAGTTCCAGCTTGCGCTTCACCCCGCCGTCATTGGTCAGCAGCAACAGCCCTTCGGAGTTGAGGTCGAGCCGGCCCACGGTCATCACGCGGGGCATATCCTCGGGCAGGGCGTCAAAAATCGTCTCGCGGCCCTTTTCATCGCGGGCGGTGGTCACCAGTCCGGCAGGCTTGTGATACAGCCACATGCGCGGCGGTTCGGGCGCGCCGACGGGGGTGTTGTCAACGGTGATCTTATCCTCGGGCGTCACGTTCAGCGCGGGCGAGGTGATCTGCTCCCCGTTCACGCGCACGCGGCCCGCTTCGATCATGCGCTCGGCCTCGCGGCGCGAGGCGATGCCCGCGCGCGACAGCACCTTGGCGATGCGGTCGCCGGTGGGGGTGCCTGCACTTGCATCGGTGTCGGGGTTTTGCGGGCCGGAGCCAGAGGGGGCGTTTTTGCGTTCATACACTGCGCTTACCCTGTTTCACGGGCTTGCGAAAGGGTGGCGTTTGCGGCCATGTGACGGGATGGAGTTTCGCTCGTATATGGGACAGGCCTTGGCCGAGGCCCGCGCCGCCGCTGCGCGCGGCGAAGTGCCAGTGGGGGCAGTCGTTGTCTCTCCGAAAGGGCAGATCGTTTCCGCCGCAGGCAATGAGACCCGCGCCCGCAATGACCCAACCGCCCATGCCGAGATGTTGGCCCTGCGCGCCGCCTGCGCCGCCGTCGGCTCGGAACGGCTGATCGGTCACGCGCTTTACGTCACGCTGGAACCCTGCGCCATGTGCGCCGGTGCTATCGCCGCCGCCCGGGTGGAGCGGCTCTACTACGGCGCGGCGGACCCCAAATCAGGCGGCGTGGCGCAGGGCGCGCGGGTGTTCTCGCATCCCCAATGTCACCATGTGCCCGAGGTCTTCGACGGAATCGCGGCGGGAGAGGCGGAAGAGATGCTCGTGAGGTTTTTCCGCGAGAAGAGAGACCGCTAGCCGGGCAGCGCCGGACCGGGGATGGCATTCAGGCGTCTCAACGATTATCCGGACGCCCCGCGTCCGGATCGCGCCCGACCCGCCCCCAGGGCGGGCGCGATCCAGCCCTGCACAATGCAAAAGGCCACGCGAAACCGCATGGCCTTTTGAAACTCAAAAGTCAGGCGATCTTACTTGATCTTGCCTTCTTTGTATTCGACGTGCTTGCGCGCAACGGGGTCGTACTTTTTGATGACCATCTTTTCGGTCATGGTGCGTGCGTTTTTCTTGGTCACGTAGAAATGGCCTGTGCCCGCGGACGAGTTCAGGCGGATCTTGATCGTGGTTGGCTTCGCCATGTGTCTTCTCCTGCTGCAGCGCCGCGCAGGCCTGCGTGAATTCTGAATTTCGGGTTCTAGTCAGACCCGCGCCCGAGTCAACCGCTATTTGCCCGCCCGGTGCCGAAAGACGCCGGTTTCGTCGAAAAACCTGCCTTTCAGCCTCGAAAGAGCAGAAATATGCGCGGAAGGCCTATAAGCCGGATTTTGTACCTGTCCGAAAACAGGCGATGACCATTCCTCTGACCGCACCGTTGCCGATGCGGCTATAGCTGCCAACCCGGACCTGCTGGGGCAGAAGAGCCCCGCCTTTGACCCGAAGATCATCGGCACGCGGTCCCTATTTGGCATTGCTCCCGGTGGGGCTTGCCATGCCGGGACTGTTGCCAGCCCCGCGGTGGGCTCTTACCCCACCGTTTCACCCTTACCCTTCGGCCGATCCGGCAAGGCCGGACCGAAGGGCGGTTTCATTTCTGTGGCGCTTTCCGTCGGGTTGCCCCGCCCGGGCGTTACCCGGCACCGTTTCTTCTTGGAGTCCGGACTTTCCTCTACGTCGCTTTTGCCCCGCAAAAGCGACGCCGCGGATGTCACACATGCGTGTGACGAGAGCGGACGTCGGTCATGCGACGCGAGTCGACGCAGCGGCCATCCAGCCTTCCGCGCAGCCCCGCCCTAGACGCCGGCGCGCGGCGCGTCAATGGGGGCGGGAAGGGCGGCAAGGTCTGCGGGGGTGAGAGGGCCGCGCCCCCATGGCCTGAAACGCAACCGCACGGTGTCTAGCAGCGTGTCATCGTCGCAGGGCGCAGTGAAGCCTGCGGCCTGCGCAGCGGCGCGAAAGGTTGCGGTGGTTACGCTGTCAGGAAGGGGGCCATCGCCCGCAGGCAGCGCCAGCCCGCGCCCTGCGAGCCGGGCCCAGTCGAATCGGGGGCCGGGGTCGATCTTGCGGCCCGGTGCCATGCAGGAATGGCCGATCACCCCTTCGGGCGGAATGCTGTGGCGTGCCATGATGCCGGGCAGGAGGGTCTCCAGCGCCTGCATCTGCGGCTCGGAAAACGGGTGGTCGCCACGGTTGTCCAACTCGATCCCGATGGAGCGTGAGTTGATGTCCTCCAACCCCGCCCATTCGCCCGCGCCTGCATGCCACGCGCGTTGCTCTTCCTCGACCATCTGAATGACCTCTCCGCGGCCTGAAATCAGGTAATGGGCCGAGACTTCGGCGGAGGGGTCGCACAGCCGTTCCAACGCCGCTTGGGCGCTGGTCATGGCGGTGTAGTGCAAGACGATCAGCCGGGGGCGCAGCCCGCCGCGCCGCGGGCTGCAATTGGGCGAGGGATGCGCCGTCACATCAGGCGCGGCAGGCATCTTTCAGCCCTGTGCAGCCCGGCGGAAGGGTGTGGGATCCCAGTCGCAGGCGAAGCCATCGCCATCGGGGTCCATGCCAAGGCGGTCTTTCTCGGGGCCGCCGGCCTCAAGAAAGGCGATCTGTGCTTGGTCGGCGTGGCCGTATTGCGCACAGGCGCGTTCGAACTTGCGGGCCTTGTTGAAACCGATGCGGCTATAAATCTGCTGGCCGACCGACTGATTGGTTTGCAGGGCGTAGGCAACGATATTCGGGCCGACATTGCGGCGCTCGGGCAGGGCCTCGGGTTGGACGACCTGATATTGCGCGCGGTTCGCGGCCACGCGGGCGGCGTCGTCTTGAATGCTGCGCTGGCCCGACACGGCGTCGAAGTTGTTCTCGTTCGAGATGCCCACGGCGTTGACCGCGGCGGGGGGCGGGTTCGACGGGCTGGCGTTCACCGGGGCCACGCCCGAGTTGGTGGCCGCGTCATTGCCCAGACCGTTGCTGGCCCCACCCGGACGGGTGGCGGCGAGAACACGGGCGGTTTCCGCCGCCGTCGCTTCGGGAGAGCCGTCATCCAAAGGCTGGGCGGTCACCTCCGAGGCGGCGGGCATGTAGCTGCCGTCGCCCGCCAGCGCGGCATCGCGCGCGCGCTGCTCGGCCTCGAAACTGCCGTCGCCAAAGCCGACACCGCGCCCGGTGTTGATGTTCCCGGAATCGGGGATCGCCGGTTGGCAGGCTGCCAAAAGACCGCCTGCCGTCATCGCTAGAAGTGTCCGTGTGATCATCTGACCCGCTCTCGCTCTTGTTCACCGCTCTGCGGCTTACCACCATTTCTCGGGCTTGGCCACAAAACCGGCGGCCTTCTCCAGCGCATAGGCGGAGGACAGCAGGTCGGCCTCTTCCCACGGACGCCCGATCAGTTGCAGACCCAGCGGCAGACCCGTGCTGCTTTGCCCCGTGGGCAGTGCCACGCCGGGCAGGCCGGCGAGGTTCACCGTCACGGTGAAGACATCGTTGAGATACATCGCCACCGGATCGGCGTCCTTCATCTCGCCCAGACCAAAGGCGGCGGAGGGGTTGCCGGGGTCAGGATGCTGTCGATGCCTTGGGCGAAGACGTCTTCGAAGTCCTTCTTGATCAGCGTGCGGACCTTGCGGGCGCGGTTGTAATAGGCGTCGTAGAAACCGGCGGAGAGCACATAGGTGCCGACCATCACCCGGCGCTGAACCTCGTGGCCGAAGCCCTCGGCGCGGGTCTTTTCGTACATCTCAGTGATGCCGTCGCCGTGGTCGAGCTTGGCGCGGTGGCCAAAGCGCACACCGTCATAGCGCGCGAGGTTCGAGGAG
This window contains:
- a CDS encoding DUF1127 domain-containing protein, producing the protein MTMAISRGTTLSSALDGLHHSVDGMRRRVAQIKARRAAYNRTFTELNVLSDRELSDIGIARCEIRRVASEELSKEQTYEV
- a CDS encoding toxic anion resistance protein, with the protein product MTDALRDKAAQSQGLVEEVNATVLPEPADANAIVPLNKADPEQSAEIQKRMAEIDVTDTQSIVSFGSAAQAELQEISQSMLADVRNKDVGPAGDSLRTMVSAIRGFSVSELDVRRKQSWWEKLLGRATPFAKFTARFEEVQGQIDRITDNLLAHEHTLLKDIKSLDLLYEKTLQFYDELALYISAGEAKIEELDHKTIPAKQTALDKASEDDQVMRAQELRDLRAARDDLERRVHDLKLTRQVTMQSLPSIRLVQENDKSLVTKINSTLVNTVPLWETQLAQAVTIQRSGEAANAVREANDLTNELLTSNAKNLRDSNKVIRQEMERGVFDIEAVKQANEDLIGTIEESLQIADEGKAKRANAEKELQEMEGRLRDTLAAAKARETGLGDTTGNAVPS
- a CDS encoding 5-bromo-4-chloroindolyl phosphate hydrolysis family protein, which translates into the protein MAQRFGGKYSPDPDATPGSAPRKTARLRVDPAGGRVNLMFLPPVLLAATSLIGGAGTLVLGLGGAFLLASGVWLLRDGLLAEAEYHERKVARRPVLPRKILAALLAGAGAALAAYSNDPSLAAALLYGIAATALHFAAFGIDPLQNKGMEGIDTFQQDRVARVVDEAEKLLSGMSQAILRAGDRRAEARLAEFQETARHLIRTVEEDPRDLTAARKYLVVYLRGAHDATVKFADLYARNQDTQARDDYLALLDDLDQNFAARTAKSLLDDRSDLNVEIDVLRARLSREGVRLEQPTPANTKEEQ
- a CDS encoding DUF2927 domain-containing protein, giving the protein MIRSENPELLRLSCIHEELAQGLGLANDSPAARPSIFNDDDEFALLTKHDELLLKMLYDRRLRPGMTAEQVNPITRIIARELTDGPV
- a CDS encoding TFIIB-type zinc finger domain-containing protein; the protein is MSATDLPPAAPLEEHRFPCDTCGSDMRFDPAQALLICDHCGNVEPIDGSGRHAHAIAEQDFRAGLQAALPAAEMEETRVTTCPNCAAQVEFEPGKHAAECPFCATPVVIDTGTNRHIKPRAVLPFALPEERARDAMKDWLGSLWFAPNGLQQYARKGRRMQGIYVPFWTYDAQTASSYRGERGTVYYVTRTVMRDGKRVKQQVPKIRWRAASGRVARFFDDVLVLASRSLPKKHTDALHPWDLSALEPYAPEYLAGFRAEAYGITLEEGFVQARAHMDRVIERDVKFDIGGDRQRVHDINTQVSDVTFKHILLPVWLAAYKYRGKTYRFVVNGHSGKVQGERPYSAVKITFAVVLGLIAAAIVGYFMAQQ
- a CDS encoding DUF2927 domain-containing protein is translated as MQGRLRRNLRAAGALALSTLLLACAEPAPVLQKVAKPQARPAAATPSPAAVAKPTSQKSAMLRSYLHQVEKAQLGQDLLRQDGGGEDTPFTSEMLARNFEQIALYNEYDGNFSGQGGASPLRRWDAPVRMQIIFGDSVPPSQRRSDTAKINAFARRLARVTGHSISIGDRPNFMVVVASEDDRVDALAQAAEKVAGVSKSSLRAMRNMRRDTYCAVAAYAAGTTPMSIPPPLP
- a CDS encoding nitroreductase, producing MTQSYDQFTDLLQARYSCRAFRPDPVPKDSITQIVSAARHVPSWCNAQPWQVTITRGAGTDAFRAALLEAASADTPVAPDLPWPTGYSGAYAERRRTCGFQLYDAVGIAKSDRAARQAQMLRNYALFDAPHVAIVTAPAELGPYGAMDCGGFVTAFTLAATALGVASIPQAAIAAYAPLVREVLALPEDRLVLCAISFGYADETHPANAFRTERAAPSDIIDWKD
- a CDS encoding SPFH domain-containing protein — protein: MGIFDFLSGQFIDVIHWTDDTRDTMVWRFEREGHEIKYGAKLTVREGQAAVFVHEGQLADVFTPGLYMLETNNMPIMTTLQHWDHGFRSPFKSEIYFVNTTRFNDLKWGTKNPIIARDPEFGPVRLRAYGTYSVRVSDPAKFLTEIVGTDGEFTMDEISFQIRNIIVQAFSRTLASSGIPVLDMAANTRELGQLVGKDIAAQIAEYGLAMPELYIENISLPPAVEAVMDKRTSMGVVGNLNEYMQFQAAEALGREGAGGAAMQTGLGAGLGMSMAQAATAQAGPWGARPAPTAAAPVPPPPPPVEKVWHIAKDGATSGPFSKAAMGRKASEGSLTRDSLVWTPGQDGWQRAEDVAELAQLFTVMPPPPPPPPA
- the dtd gene encoding D-aminoacyl-tRNA deacylase, encoding MRALLQRVTEASVTVEGEVIGEIGPGLLILVCAMPEDTEETAEKLALKISKLRLFKDEGGKMNLSLAQTGGSALVVSQFTLAADTARGNRPGFSGAAKPEMAEALYSHFARSLAGLDIPVQTGRFGADMAVALVNDGPVTLWLDTAAP